A region of Plasmodium falciparum 3D7 genome assembly, chromosome: 12 DNA encodes the following proteins:
- a CDS encoding serine hydroxymethyltransferase — translation MFNNDPLQKYDKELFDLLEKEKNRQIETINLIASENLTNTAVRECLGDRISNKYSEGYPHKRYYGGNDYVDKIEELCYKRALEAFNVSEEEWGVNVQPLSGSAANVQALYALVGVKGKIMGMHLCSGGHLTHGFFDEKKKVSITSDLFESKLYKCNSEGYVDMESVRNLALSFQPKVIICGYTSYPRDIDYKGFREICDEVNAYLFADISHISSFVACNLLNNPFTYADVVTTTTHKILRGPRSALIFFNKKRNPGIDQKINSSVFPSFQGGPHNNKIAAVACQLKEVNTPFFKEYTKQVLLNSKALAECLLKRNLDLVTNGTDNHLIVVDLRKYNITGSKLQETCNAINIALNKNTIPSDVDCVSPSGIRIGTPALTTRGCKEKDMEFIADMLLKAILLTDELQQKYGKKLVDFKKGLVNNPKIDELKKEVVQWAKNLPFA, via the exons atg TTTAACAACGACCCTTTGCAAAAATATGACAAGGAGCTCTTTGATTTAttagaaaaggaaaagaacAGACAAATAGAAACTATTAACCTTATAGCTTCAGAG AATTTAACAAACACAGCAGTACGTGAATGCCTTGGAGATAGAATAAGCAATAAATATTCCGAAGGTTATCCTCATAAAAGATATTATGGTGGGAATGATTATGTGGATAAAATAGAAGAGTTATGTTATAAAAGAGCTTTGGAAGCCTTTAATGTAAGTGAAGAAGAATGGGGTGTGAACGTACAACCGTTGTCAGGTTCAGCTGCGAATGTTCAAGCTTTATATGCCTTAGTAGGAGTTAAAGGTAAAATAATGGGTATGCATTTATGTTCAGGTGGTCATTTGACACATGGTTTTTttgatgaaaagaaaaaagtatCTATTACATCCGATTTATTTGAatctaaattatataaatgtaacaGTGAAGGATATGTTGATATGGAATCTGTTCGAAATCTTGCCTTATCCTTTCAACCTAAAGTTATTATTTGTGGTTATACAAGTTATCCTAGAGATATTGATTATAAAGGGTTTAGAGAAATATGTGATGAAGTTAATGCTTATTTATTTGCTGATATATCTCATATTTCAAGTTTTGTTGCatgtaatttattaaataaccCATTCACATATGCTGATGTAGTTACTACTACTACACACAAAATATTAAGAGGACCAAGAAGTGCActgattttttttaataaaaaaagaaacccAGGTATTGATCAAAAAATTAATAGTTCCGTATTTCCAAGTTTCCAAGGTGGACCacataataacaaaatagcCGCTGTTGCTTGTCAATTAAAAGAGGTTAATACACCATTCTTTAAAGAATATACAAAACAAGTTCTACTAAATAGTAAAGCATTAGCAGAATGTCTACTTAAGAGAAATCTAGATTTAGTAACTAATGGAACCGATAATCATCTTATAGTTGTAgatttaagaaaatataatattacaggATCAAAACTTCAAGAAACATGTAATGCAATCAATATagctttaaataaaaatactatACCTTCAGATGTTGATTGTGTTTCACCTAGTGGAATTCGTATAGGTACCCCAGCACTAACCACTAGAGGCTGTAAAGAAAAAGACATGGAATTTATTGCTGACATGTTATTGAAGGCTATACTCCTAACAGATGAATTGCAACAAAAATATGGGAAAAAATTAGTTGACTTTAAAAAAGGCCTTGTTAATAACCCTAAAATAGACGAACTTAAAAAGGAAGTTGTTCAATGGGCAAAAAACTTACCATTTGCCTAA
- a CDS encoding ATP synthase subunit beta, mitochondrial produces MHKLKLFNHWKKLPMFMKFGGSPNLRMNCRYVSSSEHLNMKKNISVGNKNTEVSNKIKIGKIAQVIGAVVDVEFEDTPPSILNALEVELDNKKLILEVAQHLGNKVVRTIAMDATDGLVRGQEVKDSGNPICVPVGKETLGRIMNVIGEPIDECGHINHKKTLPIHRDPPLFTDQSTEPALLITGIKVVDLIAPYAKGGKIGLFGGAGVGKTVLIMELINNVAKKHGGYSVFAGVGERTREGNDLYHEMITTGVIKKKKIGNNEFDFNGSKAALVYGQMNEPPGARARVALTGLTVAEYFRDEENQDVLLFIDNIYRFTQAGSEVSALLGRIPSAVGYQPTLATDLGALQERITTTKNGSITSVQAVYVPADDLTDPAPATTFSHLDATTVLSRSIAELGIYPAVDPLDSTSRMLTPDIVGAEQYQVARNVQQILQDYKSLQDIIAILGIDELSEQDKLTVARARKVQRFLSQPFAVAEVFTGKPGRFVELEDTIIGFSELLKGNCDDLPEMAFYMVGGLEEVKSKALEMAKQVS; encoded by the coding sequence atgcatAAGTTGAAACTGTTCAATCACTGGAAGAAGCTTCCAATGTTCATGAAATTTGGAGGCTCTCCAAATTTACGAATGAATTGTCGCTATGTTAGTAGCAGTGAACAtttaaatatgaagaaaaatataagcGTTGGAAATAAGAATACTGAAGttagtaataaaataaaaattggtAAAATAGCCCAAGTGATAGGTGCAGTAGTAGATGTAGAATTTGAGGATACACCACCATCTATATTAAATGCTTTAGAAGTAGAATTGGATAACAAGAAATTAATTTTAGAAGTTGCTCAGCATCTAGGTAATAAGGTAGTAAGAACAATTGCAATGGATGCTACCGATGGTTTAGTTAGAGGTCAAGAAGTAAAGGATAGTGGTAACCCTATATGTGTACCAGTAGGTAAAGAAACATTAGGGAGAATTATGAATGTTATTGGGGAACCAATAGATGAATGTGGACATATTAATCATAAGAAAACATTACCTATACATAGAGATCCTCCATTATTTACTGATCAAAGTACAGAACCTGCTTTATTAATCACAGGTATTAAAGTTGTAGATTTAATAGCTCCATATGCTAAAGGTGGGAAAATTGGATTATTTGGTGGTGCAGGAGTAGGAAAAACTGTGCTCATTATGGAACTTATTAATAATGTAGCTAAAAAACACGGTGGATATTCTGTTTTTGCTGGTGTAGGGGAAAGAACTAGAGAAGGTAATGATTTATATCATGAAATGATAACAACTggtgttattaaaaaaaaaaaaattggaaaTAATGAATTCGATTTTAATGGTTCTAAAGCTGCGCTTGTATATGGTCAAATGAATGAACCTCCTGGTGCTCGTGCAAGAGTTGCATTAACAGGTTTGACAGTTGCTGAATATTTTAGAGATGAAGAAAATCAAGAtgtcttattatttattgataatatttatagattTACACAAGCAGGATCAGAAGTCTCGGCTTTGTTAGGTCGTATTCCTTCAGCTGTGGGTTATCAACCAACTTTAGCAACAGATTTAGGTGCATTACAAGAAAGAATTACAACCACAAAAAATGGTTCTATTACATCTGTACAGGCCGTATATGTACCAGCTGATGATTTAACAGACCCTGCACCTGCAACTACTTTTTCTCATTTAGATGCTACTACTGTCTTATCAAGATCTATAGCAGAATTAGGAATTTATCCAGCAGTGGATCCATTAGATTCTACTTCTAGGATGTTAACACCAGATATTGTAGGTGCTGAACAATACCAAGTTGCTAGAAATGTACAACAAATATTACAAGATTATAAATCACTTCAAGATATTATTGCTATTCTTGGTATTGATGAATTATCAGAACAAGATAAATTGACTGTTGCTAGAGCTAGAAAAGTACAAAGGTTTTTATCACAACCTTTTGCCGTTGCTGAAGTTTTTACAGGAAAACCTGGTAGATTTGTGGAATTAGAAGATACCATTATTGGATTCTCAGAACTTTTAAAAGGTAATTGTGATGACTTACCTGAAATGGCTTTTTATATGGTTGGAGGTTTAGAGGAGGTCAAATCTAAAGCTTTAGAAATGGCTAAGCAAGTTTcttga